Proteins from one Dermacentor variabilis isolate Ectoservices chromosome 1, ASM5094787v1, whole genome shotgun sequence genomic window:
- the LOC142577340 gene encoding SH2 domain-containing protein 4A-like isoform X3: protein MLQQILRDMYIDPQLLAELDDEQKHILFCKMREEQVRRWEQREKELTLNNKKNGTTSNSSKPGSKHVDFLLGSDGKPWTWVMGEHPEDSSIEEILEKETKEKARIQAAQETLQFRNQEEQTQKQQWQEQQEQQQQEQQQQEQQWQQQQQQQQQQQQQQQIQQQQKEIVVLPATPSPPPEIPKDCIEEVVRLRRKKKPLEGCFSLEKEVAALLQDSVVATSRVATVDRNTWLSQKQQEIRNREESLKQMMEQRSQEIYQEIKAQQRKSFEAAERESMVQEELWIEQEKKAKEVEKQIREIARIAREEHKRALHLGNGKMVSSVDVRDPMVVTSPNGKPPVPPKVVPPPLPTTPPPNLVINGTSNGSIKNGITTSTISTTTTTTIGSPTSVMPSHATSRSKDAELFSRADIIQWFLKEEYPQGAVTDHNGNNPAVWFHGFIGRPESEQLLQRHGGAAAGAFLVRVHERIKGYVISYWAGDRCKHYLIDASLGHCQFFGSNQLVFPRLRDLIWHHTTNPITALGQEQLLDPCPRNNSNNLFSLLPTLGQ, encoded by the exons ATGCTCCAGCAAATCCTACGGGACATGTACATTGACCCCCAGCTGCTGGCCGAGCTGGATGATGAGCAGAAGCACATCCTCTTCTGCAAGATGCGGGAGGAGCAAGTGCGGCGTTGGGAGCAGCGTGAAAAGGAGCTTACCCTCAACAATAAGAAGAACGGCACCACTAGCAATAGCAGCAAGCCTG GAAGCAAACATGTGGACTTCCTTTTGGGTTCTGATGGCAAGCCATGGACTTGGGTGATGGGTGAACATCCTGAAGACTCCAGCATTGAGGAGATCCTAGAGAAGGAGACCAAGGAGAAGGCTCGCATTCAGGCAGCCCAGGAAACTCTCCAGTTCAG AAATCAAGaggagcagacacagaaacaacAGTGGCaggagcagcaggagcagcagcagcaggagcagcagcagcaggagcagcagtggcagcaacaacagcaacaacagcagcaacagcagcagcaacaacaaatacagcaacagCAAAAAGAAATAGTGGTGCTGCCAGCAACACCTTCGCCTCCACCAGAGATTCCAAAAGACTGCATAGAGGAGGTGGTGCGGCTGCGGCGCAAAAAGAAGCCCCTGGAAGGCTGCTTCTCTCTGGAGAAGGAAGTGGCTGCCCTGCTGCAGGACTCGGTGGTTGCCACATCGCGGGTTGCCACAGTTGATCGCAACACATGGCTCTCCCAGAAGCAGCAAGAAATCAGA AATCGGGAGGAGAGCCTGAAACAGATGATGGAGCAGCGGTCACAGGAGATATATCAAGAGATCAAGGCACAACAGCGCAAAAGCTTTGAAGCTGCTGAGCGCGAGAGCATGGTCCAAGAGGAGCTTTGGATTGAGCAAG agaagaaagcaaaagaagTGGAGAAGCAGATTCGCGAGATAGCACGCATTGCCCGTGAAGAGCACAAGAGGGCGCTGCACCTCGGCAATGGCAAGATGGTGTCTTCAGTTGACGTGAGAGACCCCATGGTCGTGACAAGCCCGAACGGAAAGCCTCCCGTTCCCCCCAAAGTGGTGCCCCCACCCCTTCCTACCACACCTCCACCAAATCTTGTGATAAATGGCACTAGCAATGGCTCCATCAAGAATGGCATTACCACCAGCACCATAAGCACAACTACCACTACCACTATTGGGAGTCCCACCTCAGTCATGCCTTCTCATGCCACATCCAG GAGCAAGGATGCTGAGCTGTTCAGTCGGGCTGACATAATCCAATGGTTCCTGAAGGAGGAGTACCCACAAGGTGCTGTGACAGACCACAATGGCAACAACCCTGCTGTCTGGTTCCATG GTTTCATTGGGCGCCCAGAGTCGGAACAGCTCTTGCAGAGGCATGGCGGGGCGGCAGCAGGTGCATTCCTTGTGCGGGTTCATGAGCGCATCAAGGGCTATGTCATCTCGTACTGGGCTGGGGACCGCTGCAAGCACTACCTCATTGATGCCTCACTCGGACATTGCCAGTTCTTTGGCTCCAATCAACTTGTCTTTCCCCGGCTCAGGGACCTAATATGGCACCACACT ACAAACCCGATCACAGCTTTGGGACAAGAACAGCTGCTCGACCCTTGTCCccgcaacaacagcaacaacttATTCTCACTGCTGCCCACTCTTGGCCAGTGA
- the LOC142577340 gene encoding SH2 domain-containing protein 4A-like isoform X1, translating to MIVVTHFGKPMTRKKGVKMLQQILRDMYIDPQLLAELDDEQKHILFCKMREEQVRRWEQREKELTLNNKKNGTTSNSSKPGSKHVDFLLGSDGKPWTWVMGEHPEDSSIEEILEKETKEKARIQAAQETLQFRNQEEQTQKQQWQEQQEQQQQEQQQQEQQWQQQQQQQQQQQQQQQIQQQQKEIVVLPATPSPPPEIPKDCIEEVVRLRRKKKPLEGCFSLEKEVAALLQDSVVATSRVATVDRNTWLSQKQQEIRNREESLKQMMEQRSQEIYQEIKAQQRKSFEAAERESMVQEELWIEQEKKAKEVEKQIREIARIAREEHKRALHLGNGKMVSSVDVRDPMVVTSPNGKPPVPPKVVPPPLPTTPPPNLVINGTSNGSIKNGITTSTISTTTTTTIGSPTSVMPSHATSRSKDAELFSRADIIQWFLKEEYPQGAVTDHNGNNPAVWFHGFIGRPESEQLLQRHGGAAAGAFLVRVHERIKGYVISYWAGDRCKHYLIDASLGHCQFFGSNQLVFPRLRDLIWHHTTNPITALGQEQLLDPCPRNNSNNLFSLLPTLGQ from the exons GTGTCAAAATGCTCCAGCAAATCCTACGGGACATGTACATTGACCCCCAGCTGCTGGCCGAGCTGGATGATGAGCAGAAGCACATCCTCTTCTGCAAGATGCGGGAGGAGCAAGTGCGGCGTTGGGAGCAGCGTGAAAAGGAGCTTACCCTCAACAATAAGAAGAACGGCACCACTAGCAATAGCAGCAAGCCTG GAAGCAAACATGTGGACTTCCTTTTGGGTTCTGATGGCAAGCCATGGACTTGGGTGATGGGTGAACATCCTGAAGACTCCAGCATTGAGGAGATCCTAGAGAAGGAGACCAAGGAGAAGGCTCGCATTCAGGCAGCCCAGGAAACTCTCCAGTTCAG AAATCAAGaggagcagacacagaaacaacAGTGGCaggagcagcaggagcagcagcagcaggagcagcagcagcaggagcagcagtggcagcaacaacagcaacaacagcagcaacagcagcagcaacaacaaatacagcaacagCAAAAAGAAATAGTGGTGCTGCCAGCAACACCTTCGCCTCCACCAGAGATTCCAAAAGACTGCATAGAGGAGGTGGTGCGGCTGCGGCGCAAAAAGAAGCCCCTGGAAGGCTGCTTCTCTCTGGAGAAGGAAGTGGCTGCCCTGCTGCAGGACTCGGTGGTTGCCACATCGCGGGTTGCCACAGTTGATCGCAACACATGGCTCTCCCAGAAGCAGCAAGAAATCAGA AATCGGGAGGAGAGCCTGAAACAGATGATGGAGCAGCGGTCACAGGAGATATATCAAGAGATCAAGGCACAACAGCGCAAAAGCTTTGAAGCTGCTGAGCGCGAGAGCATGGTCCAAGAGGAGCTTTGGATTGAGCAAG agaagaaagcaaaagaagTGGAGAAGCAGATTCGCGAGATAGCACGCATTGCCCGTGAAGAGCACAAGAGGGCGCTGCACCTCGGCAATGGCAAGATGGTGTCTTCAGTTGACGTGAGAGACCCCATGGTCGTGACAAGCCCGAACGGAAAGCCTCCCGTTCCCCCCAAAGTGGTGCCCCCACCCCTTCCTACCACACCTCCACCAAATCTTGTGATAAATGGCACTAGCAATGGCTCCATCAAGAATGGCATTACCACCAGCACCATAAGCACAACTACCACTACCACTATTGGGAGTCCCACCTCAGTCATGCCTTCTCATGCCACATCCAG GAGCAAGGATGCTGAGCTGTTCAGTCGGGCTGACATAATCCAATGGTTCCTGAAGGAGGAGTACCCACAAGGTGCTGTGACAGACCACAATGGCAACAACCCTGCTGTCTGGTTCCATG GTTTCATTGGGCGCCCAGAGTCGGAACAGCTCTTGCAGAGGCATGGCGGGGCGGCAGCAGGTGCATTCCTTGTGCGGGTTCATGAGCGCATCAAGGGCTATGTCATCTCGTACTGGGCTGGGGACCGCTGCAAGCACTACCTCATTGATGCCTCACTCGGACATTGCCAGTTCTTTGGCTCCAATCAACTTGTCTTTCCCCGGCTCAGGGACCTAATATGGCACCACACT ACAAACCCGATCACAGCTTTGGGACAAGAACAGCTGCTCGACCCTTGTCCccgcaacaacagcaacaacttATTCTCACTGCTGCCCACTCTTGGCCAGTGA
- the LOC142577340 gene encoding SH2 domain-containing protein 4A-like isoform X2 produces MPWRWAGVKMLQQILRDMYIDPQLLAELDDEQKHILFCKMREEQVRRWEQREKELTLNNKKNGTTSNSSKPGSKHVDFLLGSDGKPWTWVMGEHPEDSSIEEILEKETKEKARIQAAQETLQFRNQEEQTQKQQWQEQQEQQQQEQQQQEQQWQQQQQQQQQQQQQQQIQQQQKEIVVLPATPSPPPEIPKDCIEEVVRLRRKKKPLEGCFSLEKEVAALLQDSVVATSRVATVDRNTWLSQKQQEIRNREESLKQMMEQRSQEIYQEIKAQQRKSFEAAERESMVQEELWIEQEKKAKEVEKQIREIARIAREEHKRALHLGNGKMVSSVDVRDPMVVTSPNGKPPVPPKVVPPPLPTTPPPNLVINGTSNGSIKNGITTSTISTTTTTTIGSPTSVMPSHATSRSKDAELFSRADIIQWFLKEEYPQGAVTDHNGNNPAVWFHGFIGRPESEQLLQRHGGAAAGAFLVRVHERIKGYVISYWAGDRCKHYLIDASLGHCQFFGSNQLVFPRLRDLIWHHTTNPITALGQEQLLDPCPRNNSNNLFSLLPTLGQ; encoded by the exons GTGTCAAAATGCTCCAGCAAATCCTACGGGACATGTACATTGACCCCCAGCTGCTGGCCGAGCTGGATGATGAGCAGAAGCACATCCTCTTCTGCAAGATGCGGGAGGAGCAAGTGCGGCGTTGGGAGCAGCGTGAAAAGGAGCTTACCCTCAACAATAAGAAGAACGGCACCACTAGCAATAGCAGCAAGCCTG GAAGCAAACATGTGGACTTCCTTTTGGGTTCTGATGGCAAGCCATGGACTTGGGTGATGGGTGAACATCCTGAAGACTCCAGCATTGAGGAGATCCTAGAGAAGGAGACCAAGGAGAAGGCTCGCATTCAGGCAGCCCAGGAAACTCTCCAGTTCAG AAATCAAGaggagcagacacagaaacaacAGTGGCaggagcagcaggagcagcagcagcaggagcagcagcagcaggagcagcagtggcagcaacaacagcaacaacagcagcaacagcagcagcaacaacaaatacagcaacagCAAAAAGAAATAGTGGTGCTGCCAGCAACACCTTCGCCTCCACCAGAGATTCCAAAAGACTGCATAGAGGAGGTGGTGCGGCTGCGGCGCAAAAAGAAGCCCCTGGAAGGCTGCTTCTCTCTGGAGAAGGAAGTGGCTGCCCTGCTGCAGGACTCGGTGGTTGCCACATCGCGGGTTGCCACAGTTGATCGCAACACATGGCTCTCCCAGAAGCAGCAAGAAATCAGA AATCGGGAGGAGAGCCTGAAACAGATGATGGAGCAGCGGTCACAGGAGATATATCAAGAGATCAAGGCACAACAGCGCAAAAGCTTTGAAGCTGCTGAGCGCGAGAGCATGGTCCAAGAGGAGCTTTGGATTGAGCAAG agaagaaagcaaaagaagTGGAGAAGCAGATTCGCGAGATAGCACGCATTGCCCGTGAAGAGCACAAGAGGGCGCTGCACCTCGGCAATGGCAAGATGGTGTCTTCAGTTGACGTGAGAGACCCCATGGTCGTGACAAGCCCGAACGGAAAGCCTCCCGTTCCCCCCAAAGTGGTGCCCCCACCCCTTCCTACCACACCTCCACCAAATCTTGTGATAAATGGCACTAGCAATGGCTCCATCAAGAATGGCATTACCACCAGCACCATAAGCACAACTACCACTACCACTATTGGGAGTCCCACCTCAGTCATGCCTTCTCATGCCACATCCAG GAGCAAGGATGCTGAGCTGTTCAGTCGGGCTGACATAATCCAATGGTTCCTGAAGGAGGAGTACCCACAAGGTGCTGTGACAGACCACAATGGCAACAACCCTGCTGTCTGGTTCCATG GTTTCATTGGGCGCCCAGAGTCGGAACAGCTCTTGCAGAGGCATGGCGGGGCGGCAGCAGGTGCATTCCTTGTGCGGGTTCATGAGCGCATCAAGGGCTATGTCATCTCGTACTGGGCTGGGGACCGCTGCAAGCACTACCTCATTGATGCCTCACTCGGACATTGCCAGTTCTTTGGCTCCAATCAACTTGTCTTTCCCCGGCTCAGGGACCTAATATGGCACCACACT ACAAACCCGATCACAGCTTTGGGACAAGAACAGCTGCTCGACCCTTGTCCccgcaacaacagcaacaacttATTCTCACTGCTGCCCACTCTTGGCCAGTGA